One Hordeum vulgare subsp. vulgare chromosome 4H, MorexV3_pseudomolecules_assembly, whole genome shotgun sequence DNA window includes the following coding sequences:
- the LOC123450999 gene encoding uncharacterized protein LOC123450999, producing MAAGRRLSELLQEQQEPFLVEAAKIRRPRRGRGGGGGACWPVAACQRLLRLCNHGFKKRSAGIVGLRSALSKALCGKAVRSAFRWERLGGGCCFTGVGVGPDREFRRLRRSAGDSGECGARAMEFDDGYEREGAARWEKTDMEVDSSRQLSPVSVLELHSDVDSPEHPRWEEDERPSTSGSSPSAPSSDFHGPTSPCFTYDVRAMETTEEEDEETAGNHRGGKCVEEQISSWERIAGDITRIPAMVELDLSEHTRQWRGLGPEVRKIGARIETLIFEEIRRETVCDMLASHCTF from the exons ATGGCGGCCGGGAGGAGGCTGTCGGAGCTGCTCCAGGAGCAGCAGGAACCGTTCCTCGTCGAGGCCGCCAAGATTCGGAGGCCGCGGCGCggccgaggcggcggcggaggggctTGCTGGCCCGTGGCGGCGTGCCAGCGGCTCCTCAGGCTCTGCAACCACGGCTTCAAGAAGAGGAGCGCCGGCATTGTCGGCCTGAGGTCCGCGCTCAGCAAGGCGCTGTGCGGCAAGGCCGTCAGGAGCGCCTTCCGCTGGGAAAGGCTTGGCGGCGGGTGCTGCTTCACCGGCGTCGGCGTCGGTCCCGACCGCGAGTTCCGCCGGCTGCGGCGGTCCGCCGGCGACAGCGGCGAATGCGGCGCCCGTGCCATGGAGTTTGACGACGGGTACGAGCGAGAGGGAGCGGCGAGGTGGGAGAAGACGGACATGGAGGTGGACTCGTCGCGGCAGCTCAGCCCGGTCTCCGTCCTCGAGCTGCACTCCGACGTCGACTCTCCCGAGCATCCCCGCT GGGAGGAGGACGAGAGGCCATCAACCTCCGGAAGCTCACCCTCAGCACCATCCTCAGACTTCCACGGCCCCACCTCGCCGTGCTTCACCTACGACGTCCGCGCAATGGAGACGACGGAGGAAGAGGACGAAGAGACGGCCGGAAACCACCGCGGCGGCAAGTGCGTCGAGGAGCAGATCTCGTCGTGGGAGAGGATCGCCGGGGACATCACCAGGATCCCCGCCATGGTGGAGCTGGACCTGTCAGAGCACACGCGGCAATGGAGGGGGCTCGGGCCTGAGGTGAGGAAGATCGGCGCCAGGATAGAGACCCTCATCTTCGAGGAGATCAGGAGGGAGACCGTCTGCGACATGCTCGCCTCGCACTGTACATTTTGA